The following are from one region of the Gryllotalpicola protaetiae genome:
- a CDS encoding PLP-dependent cysteine synthase family protein → MTRFESVAEAIGGTPLIRLVKTGLRPRIYVKPEWYNPGGSVKDRAALSMLRRAEADGSLRPGGTVVETTSGNTGIGLALYAAHLGYRSVIFTSSSISKEKRDLLVAHGAELRLVDAFVPKTHPDSLKSVADRFVAETPGAWLANQYDNPGNPAAHYVSTGPEIWADTSGEVTHFVATVGTGGTISGTGRYLKEVSGGSVRVIGADPATSSYSGGDGSQKFIEGAGHFVHPLAEEDVWPESLDLSVIDEYSAVDDAEAIATIRSLARTEGILAGGSAGVALAAALRLAEGLTESDTVVVLLPDSGRAYLSTYYNDDWLLANGFRTEAGSVVGDLASELRTVGRSRTGAAAAAELVEAGLGDQPVAVLYERDRPATAPHHSDIAGWATAARLAEADTAGGAATATKVRLGAGESVAAAAARAASVDPHWQLALVLHEGRVTGLIARARLDRAADAGA, encoded by the coding sequence ATGACCCGCTTCGAATCCGTCGCAGAGGCGATCGGCGGCACGCCGCTGATCAGGCTCGTGAAGACCGGCCTGCGCCCGCGCATCTACGTGAAGCCTGAGTGGTACAACCCGGGCGGCAGTGTGAAGGACCGCGCGGCGCTGTCGATGCTGCGGCGGGCGGAAGCCGACGGGTCGCTGCGGCCGGGCGGCACGGTCGTCGAGACGACGAGCGGGAATACGGGCATCGGGCTCGCGCTGTATGCGGCGCACCTCGGCTATCGCTCGGTGATCTTCACGAGCTCGAGCATCTCCAAGGAGAAGCGCGACCTGCTCGTCGCGCACGGTGCGGAGCTGCGGCTCGTCGACGCGTTCGTGCCGAAGACGCACCCCGATTCGCTGAAGTCGGTCGCCGATCGCTTCGTCGCCGAGACGCCAGGGGCGTGGCTCGCCAACCAGTACGACAACCCGGGGAATCCGGCGGCGCACTATGTCTCGACCGGGCCCGAGATCTGGGCGGACACGTCCGGCGAAGTGACCCATTTCGTCGCGACCGTGGGCACGGGCGGAACGATCTCCGGCACCGGGCGGTACCTGAAGGAGGTGTCGGGCGGTTCGGTGCGTGTCATCGGGGCGGACCCCGCGACCTCGAGCTATTCGGGCGGCGACGGCAGCCAGAAGTTCATCGAGGGCGCCGGCCACTTCGTGCACCCGCTCGCCGAAGAGGATGTCTGGCCTGAGTCGCTTGACCTCTCTGTGATCGACGAGTACTCGGCGGTCGACGACGCCGAGGCGATCGCGACGATCCGCTCATTGGCCCGCACGGAGGGCATCCTCGCGGGCGGGTCGGCCGGCGTCGCCCTCGCGGCCGCCCTGCGGCTTGCCGAGGGCCTCACCGAAAGCGACACCGTCGTCGTGCTGCTTCCCGACTCGGGCCGCGCGTACCTCTCGACCTACTACAACGACGACTGGCTGCTGGCGAACGGATTCCGGACAGAAGCCGGCTCGGTGGTCGGCGATCTCGCGTCAGAGCTGCGCACCGTCGGCCGCTCGCGCACCGGCGCCGCGGCCGCCGCCGAACTCGTCGAGGCAGGCCTCGGGGACCAGCCCGTCGCCGTGCTCTACGAGCGCGACCGCCCGGCCACCGCCCCGCACCACTCCGACATCGCCGGCTGGGCGACCGCCGCACGCCTCGCCGAGGCCGACACCGCCGGCGGCGCCGCCACGGCGACCAAGGTGCGGCTCGGCGCGGGCGAGTCGGTTGCAGCGGCGGCCGCGCGTGCGGCATCCGTCGACCCCCACTGGCAGCTCGCTCTCGTGCTCCACGAAGGGCGCGTCACCGGCCTGATCGCGCGCGCACGGCTCGATCGGGCGGCGGATGCCGGCGCCTGA
- the thiE gene encoding thiamine phosphate synthase, protein MNADLSVYLVTDAGIAAAAGHDLVEVVQAATAAGVTAVQIREKQASARRFFDTVIRASKVIPDHVALIVNDRVDVFLAARDAGVRVSGVHVGQSDLPAVAVRHLIGADAIVGLSAETPEQLAAAAESGVVDYVGVGSLHATATKSDAPPPLGHDGFARLLAQHSTLPVVAIGGVTAADLRVLRKAGAAGAAVVSPICGADDPRQAARALRAAWDAA, encoded by the coding sequence GTGAATGCAGATCTGTCGGTGTACCTCGTGACCGATGCCGGGATCGCTGCTGCTGCCGGGCATGATCTTGTGGAGGTTGTGCAAGCAGCAACGGCGGCCGGGGTGACGGCGGTGCAGATTCGGGAGAAACAGGCGTCGGCCCGCCGATTCTTCGACACCGTGATCCGGGCGTCGAAGGTGATTCCGGATCATGTGGCCCTGATCGTCAACGACCGAGTGGACGTGTTCCTGGCCGCCCGCGACGCCGGCGTCCGGGTCTCGGGGGTGCACGTCGGCCAGTCTGATCTGCCGGCCGTCGCGGTGCGGCACCTGATCGGCGCCGACGCGATCGTCGGGCTGAGCGCGGAGACACCGGAGCAACTTGCTGCGGCAGCCGAGTCGGGTGTCGTCGACTATGTCGGTGTCGGCTCGCTCCACGCGACCGCGACCAAGAGCGATGCGCCGCCACCGCTCGGGCACGACGGGTTCGCGAGGCTCCTCGCGCAGCACAGCACATTGCCCGTCGTGGCGATCGGTGGCGTCACCGCTGCGGACCTGCGTGTGCTGCGGAAAGCGGGGGCCGCGGGGGCGGCGGTCGTCTCTCCGATCTGCGGTGCCGACGATCCGCGGCAGGCGGCCCGCGCTCTGCGGGCAGCATGGGATGCGGCGTGA
- a CDS encoding DUF4269 domain-containing protein — MDLGALIRALAEYQPAIVGSMPIGVQTPNSDIDIACHASDLISFEQTVKTIAGGAWVASHRRNTQPPASVIMLRFEGTQIEVFGQALPVVQQDAFRHMLVEGRLLRLFGENLRQAVMVRKASRQGTEHAFAEALGLELGNPYDALLTLEGLSDAALVDALDPTPRI, encoded by the coding sequence ATGGACCTCGGTGCACTGATTCGCGCGCTGGCTGAGTACCAGCCGGCGATTGTCGGCTCCATGCCGATCGGCGTGCAGACGCCGAATAGCGACATTGACATCGCCTGCCATGCGTCCGACCTCATTTCGTTCGAACAGACCGTCAAGACGATCGCGGGAGGGGCATGGGTCGCCTCCCACCGTCGGAACACGCAACCACCGGCCAGTGTCATCATGCTTCGCTTCGAGGGAACACAGATCGAGGTTTTCGGGCAGGCGCTCCCGGTGGTCCAGCAGGACGCGTTCCGGCACATGCTCGTCGAGGGCCGGCTGCTTCGCCTATTCGGCGAGAACCTGAGGCAGGCGGTCATGGTGCGCAAGGCGAGCCGCCAGGGCACCGAGCACGCATTCGCCGAGGCTCTCGGACTTGAACTCGGGAACCCGTACGACGCGCTACTCACACTCGAGGGTCTGTCAGACGCGGCACTTGTAGACGCCCTCGATCCCACTCCACGAATCTGA
- the thiM gene encoding hydroxyethylthiazole kinase, translating to MTRTPENLTTSTVEAWGAVRAHRPLVQCLTNTVVTNFTANVLLALGATPAMVDLPGEAGWFAQVASGVLINLGTPTQEQRSAMREAAAAAADAGTPWVLDPVAIGALPVRTALAKELTALHPTIVRGNASEIIALDGAGVGGRGVDATDSVEEAVAAAVRIARRGGGVVAVSGPTDVVTDGVETVRLGNGDTLLTRVTGGGCALGAVMAAFAGEEDPFTASVAAITVYNVAAEIAAQSAAGPGSFAVAFIDALAGLDAATLRRRAVIS from the coding sequence ATGACGCGCACGCCAGAAAACCTGACTACGTCCACCGTCGAGGCCTGGGGGGCAGTGCGGGCGCACCGGCCGCTCGTGCAATGCCTGACCAACACGGTGGTCACGAACTTCACCGCGAATGTGCTGCTGGCCCTCGGTGCGACGCCTGCGATGGTCGACCTCCCGGGTGAGGCAGGGTGGTTCGCCCAGGTCGCATCGGGTGTGCTGATCAATCTCGGCACGCCGACGCAGGAGCAGCGCAGTGCGATGCGTGAAGCAGCGGCAGCGGCAGCGGATGCCGGGACTCCATGGGTGCTGGACCCCGTGGCGATCGGGGCGCTCCCGGTGCGGACTGCCCTCGCGAAGGAGCTCACGGCACTTCATCCGACAATCGTGCGGGGCAACGCATCCGAGATCATCGCATTGGACGGGGCTGGTGTGGGCGGTCGCGGTGTGGATGCGACCGATTCAGTGGAGGAAGCGGTGGCGGCGGCTGTTCGTATCGCGCGCCGTGGCGGCGGGGTCGTCGCGGTGTCCGGGCCGACCGACGTCGTGACCGACGGCGTGGAGACGGTGAGGCTCGGCAACGGTGACACGCTGCTCACCCGGGTGACCGGTGGCGGGTGCGCGCTGGGCGCCGTGATGGCGGCGTTCGCAGGTGAGGAAGACCCGTTCACGGCAAGCGTTGCGGCGATCACGGTGTACAACGTGGCTGCTGAGATCGCGGCTCAGTCTGCGGCGGGGCCGGGGAGCTTCGCCGTCGCTTTCATCGACGCGCTCGCGGGTCTCGACGCCGCGACGCTGCGACGCCGGGCAGTGATCTCGTGA
- a CDS encoding alpha/beta fold hydrolase codes for MSYSVFDGDSPAIVILHGLAGSSREFIPTASALSPRQVILIDQRGHGHSTRVPADTSRTAFVEDVVRVIEAESSQPVDLVGQSMGAHTAMLVAAARRDLVRRLVLLEGNEGGGSAEDHAALGDYFRSWEVPFASREAAAAALGDGPLAQAWVADLEERPDGLYPRFDADVMVATITAVAVPRWQEWQSVTAPTLVVYADGGMFTEEQKADFVARGVNVTRVDLDGASHDAHLDAFDQWMAALTEFLTAR; via the coding sequence GTGTCGTATTCGGTCTTCGACGGTGACAGTCCAGCGATCGTCATCCTTCATGGTTTGGCTGGCAGCAGCCGCGAATTCATCCCGACAGCGTCCGCGCTCTCGCCGCGGCAGGTGATCCTCATCGACCAGCGCGGGCACGGACACAGTACAAGGGTCCCGGCCGACACCTCGCGCACGGCGTTCGTCGAGGACGTGGTGCGCGTTATCGAAGCCGAGTCGTCGCAGCCGGTGGACTTGGTCGGTCAGTCTATGGGCGCCCACACGGCCATGCTCGTCGCGGCCGCACGCCGCGATCTGGTGCGCAGGCTGGTCCTGTTGGAAGGCAATGAGGGCGGTGGCTCGGCTGAGGACCACGCTGCTCTCGGCGATTACTTCCGGTCTTGGGAGGTGCCGTTCGCGAGCCGTGAAGCGGCGGCGGCGGCACTCGGTGACGGGCCTTTGGCGCAGGCATGGGTAGCTGATCTGGAGGAACGCCCGGACGGCCTCTACCCGCGATTTGATGCCGATGTGATGGTCGCGACGATCACCGCAGTGGCGGTTCCGCGCTGGCAGGAATGGCAGAGTGTCACGGCGCCGACCCTCGTCGTGTACGCCGATGGCGGCATGTTCACCGAGGAACAGAAGGCAGACTTTGTCGCCAGGGGTGTGAACGTCACCCGGGTCGATCTTGACGGCGCGTCACATGACGCGCATCTCGACGCGTTTGACCAGTGGATGGCGGCACTGACGGAGTTCTTGACCGCGCGGTGA
- a CDS encoding nucleotidyltransferase domain-containing protein — protein MRHTWLIAGRSHRWTPFMASGGPCVQPSPMGLACKRTPCNTEFRDPLAADSVLAAFACELIDPACKENTLLTSDHAFNPSFVDYVADSLYRLPGVEAVALGGSRAQGTHHADSDWDVAVYYRGGFDPQSIRDLGWPGQISELGAWSPIFNGGGKLTVDGHAIDIHYRDLHLIDQIHDDACRGEYSVERLLFHQAGLPSYILLAELGINRTLRGSLSRWEYPEALRRRAPGIWWEWADFTFQYAEEGHARHGRAAQCAGLLSEGACYAAHAILAHRGEWVTNEKQLLTKAGLRWLDEVITGLDSDPQNLSRAVIATRKRLADAVATEGIADVHHDGAAEGPSS, from the coding sequence GTGCGCCACACATGGCTGATCGCGGGCCGCAGCCACCGATGGACTCCATTCATGGCCAGTGGAGGACCCTGCGTGCAGCCTTCGCCGATGGGCTTGGCCTGCAAACGAACCCCGTGCAACACTGAGTTTCGTGATCCTTTAGCCGCTGATTCAGTCCTCGCCGCCTTCGCGTGCGAGTTGATCGATCCGGCATGCAAGGAGAACACATTGCTTACGTCAGACCATGCTTTCAATCCGTCATTCGTCGACTACGTTGCCGACTCGCTCTACCGCCTACCCGGCGTGGAGGCCGTCGCTCTCGGCGGCTCCCGTGCGCAGGGAACACACCACGCAGACAGCGACTGGGACGTCGCGGTCTACTACCGGGGCGGCTTCGATCCGCAGTCCATCCGAGATCTCGGGTGGCCGGGCCAGATCAGCGAGCTCGGCGCGTGGAGCCCGATCTTCAATGGCGGCGGCAAGCTCACTGTGGACGGTCACGCGATCGACATCCACTACCGCGACCTTCACCTGATCGACCAGATTCACGACGATGCCTGCCGAGGGGAGTACTCCGTCGAGCGACTTCTCTTTCATCAAGCGGGTCTGCCGAGCTACATTCTCTTGGCCGAACTCGGAATCAATAGGACTCTGCGCGGGTCGCTGTCGCGCTGGGAATACCCCGAAGCGTTGCGCCGCCGGGCCCCCGGCATCTGGTGGGAATGGGCTGACTTCACGTTTCAATACGCGGAGGAAGGACATGCGAGGCACGGCCGTGCGGCCCAGTGCGCAGGCCTGCTGAGCGAAGGGGCGTGCTACGCGGCTCACGCGATCCTCGCTCACCGAGGCGAATGGGTCACAAACGAAAAGCAATTGCTCACCAAGGCGGGCCTGCGTTGGCTCGATGAGGTCATCACCGGACTCGACAGCGATCCTCAGAACCTCTCGCGTGCCGTCATCGCGACGCGCAAACGGCTTGCCGATGCCGTTGCGACCGAAGGTATCGCGGACGTTCACCACGACGGCGCTGCGGAGGGTCCATCATCATGA
- a CDS encoding copper resistance CopC/CopD family protein, which translates to MTSRPGARTRRFAQVAALGVALGLLLGVAGALAHPRAASAHAYVVSSTPANGAELTAAPTTVRVSFDEPVTLPGTADEATVLDESGARVDAGAPRLDAARTTLTIGIKPGIPKGAYIASWSVISADTHPVGGSLEFGYGVPATAAAAPETPQPSAVLSLFVGLAKGLLYLGLVVGLGVPPAALLLGAAADERHLVLRVARLGVAAAAAASVLQLVLQHLWESGGLATFAASSYAIAVYARIVALGIAAIVAGPAAADRPHRTARVVFAAAGLIAVGTVVVNGHGGSHAWWYFASTALHAISAVAWIGGLTVLGWLLLRGRLSADRLRRMPHWSLYAGLSVAALAASGITQGLVEVRYPAALVTTQYGWVLLIKLALVAVVLALAVRGHFWVRAESRAGDGAADAQPAPGRTAALRNRVRWEAGVAASVVVISGVLSSITPAAADYAPTVTAHEKIGPYRVTLEVAPARTGPETLKVTVLEPSFNAALPDSIDVELSQPGGPVKSLDVQFPYRIAGVLHPGRPTPVTFTSAAITVPRTGEWTASVTVVASALEQYTADLSYRVQ; encoded by the coding sequence GTGACAAGCCGGCCGGGGGCGCGCACGCGCCGCTTCGCGCAGGTCGCGGCGCTCGGCGTCGCCCTCGGCCTTCTCCTCGGCGTCGCGGGCGCCCTCGCGCACCCGCGCGCGGCGTCCGCCCACGCCTATGTCGTCTCGAGCACACCCGCCAATGGGGCAGAGCTCACGGCGGCACCCACCACGGTGCGAGTGAGCTTCGACGAGCCCGTCACCTTGCCGGGCACCGCCGACGAGGCGACCGTGCTCGATGAATCCGGCGCACGGGTCGACGCCGGGGCGCCGCGCCTCGACGCCGCGCGCACGACCCTCACGATCGGCATCAAGCCCGGCATCCCGAAGGGCGCCTACATCGCGAGCTGGTCGGTGATCTCGGCCGACACCCACCCCGTCGGCGGCTCGCTCGAATTCGGCTACGGCGTTCCGGCGACTGCCGCGGCCGCGCCCGAGACCCCCCAGCCGAGCGCCGTCCTCTCGCTGTTCGTCGGGCTCGCCAAGGGACTGCTCTACCTCGGCCTCGTCGTGGGCCTCGGCGTCCCGCCCGCCGCCCTGCTCCTCGGCGCAGCGGCCGACGAGCGCCACCTCGTGCTGCGGGTCGCCCGCCTCGGTGTGGCGGCAGCGGCCGCGGCATCCGTTCTGCAGCTGGTCCTGCAGCATCTGTGGGAGTCGGGCGGACTCGCCACCTTCGCCGCCTCGTCGTATGCGATCGCCGTCTACGCGCGCATCGTCGCGCTCGGCATCGCGGCAATCGTCGCCGGCCCGGCGGCGGCCGACCGCCCGCACCGCACCGCGCGCGTCGTCTTCGCTGCGGCGGGGCTCATCGCAGTCGGCACCGTCGTCGTGAACGGGCACGGCGGCTCGCACGCCTGGTGGTACTTCGCGTCGACCGCGCTGCACGCGATCTCGGCGGTCGCGTGGATCGGCGGTCTCACGGTTCTCGGCTGGCTGCTGCTGCGTGGGCGGCTGAGCGCGGATCGGTTGCGGCGGATGCCTCACTGGTCGCTCTACGCCGGCCTGAGCGTCGCCGCGCTCGCGGCGTCCGGCATCACGCAGGGGCTCGTCGAGGTGCGCTACCCCGCTGCGCTCGTGACGACGCAGTACGGGTGGGTGCTGCTCATCAAGCTCGCGCTCGTCGCCGTGGTGCTCGCTCTGGCGGTGCGCGGCCACTTCTGGGTGCGGGCCGAGTCCCGGGCCGGCGACGGCGCCGCCGACGCGCAGCCCGCACCCGGCCGCACCGCCGCGCTGCGGAACCGGGTGCGATGGGAGGCCGGCGTCGCGGCATCCGTCGTCGTCATCTCCGGTGTGCTGTCGTCGATCACCCCGGCCGCCGCCGACTACGCGCCCACCGTGACCGCGCACGAGAAGATCGGACCGTACCGGGTGACGCTCGAGGTCGCGCCCGCACGCACCGGGCCGGAGACGCTCAAGGTCACCGTGCTCGAGCCGAGCTTCAACGCCGCGCTGCCCGATTCGATCGACGTCGAGCTGAGCCAGCCGGGCGGCCCCGTGAAGAGCCTTGATGTGCAGTTCCCATATCGCATCGCGGGCGTGCTGCACCCCGGAAGACCCACGCCCGTGACGTTCACGAGCGCCGCGATCACCGTGCCGCGCACCGGCGAGTGGACGGCGAGTGTCACCGTGGTCGCGAGCGCGTTGGAGCAGTACACCGCCGACCTGAGCTATCGGGTCCAATAG
- a CDS encoding D-2-hydroxyacid dehydrogenase family protein codes for MRRVTILDDYQRVALSSADWSAVAERFELEVIDEHLGADALAERLAHSEVVVVMRERTAFPAELFPRLPELKLLVTTGMMNAVIDLGAAAAHGVTVSGARGGGNSVPELTLGMMIALTRHFAEEDASIRAGGWQHTIGPGLQGKTLGVLGLGRLGGPVADLARAFGMHVIAWDRSITRERAAQHGATLVHKRELFEESDLLTIHLPLTESSRGLVGARELAVMKPTAYLINTSRGPIVDESALLAALAERRIAGAALDVYETEPLPRDHPLRSAPNTLLLPHLGYVTTDQYAHFYADVVEDIVAWDDGSPVRLL; via the coding sequence GTGCGACGGGTGACGATCCTCGATGACTATCAGCGTGTTGCCCTGAGCTCTGCCGACTGGTCGGCGGTGGCCGAGCGCTTCGAGCTCGAGGTGATCGACGAGCATCTCGGTGCGGATGCCCTGGCCGAACGCCTCGCGCACAGCGAGGTCGTCGTCGTGATGCGCGAGCGCACGGCATTCCCCGCCGAGTTGTTCCCGCGACTGCCCGAGCTGAAGCTGCTCGTCACGACCGGCATGATGAACGCGGTCATCGACCTCGGCGCTGCGGCCGCCCACGGGGTCACGGTCTCGGGCGCACGCGGCGGCGGGAACAGCGTGCCGGAACTCACGCTCGGCATGATGATCGCCCTGACGCGGCACTTCGCCGAAGAGGACGCGTCCATCCGCGCGGGCGGCTGGCAGCACACGATCGGCCCCGGCTTGCAGGGGAAGACGCTCGGCGTGCTCGGCCTCGGCCGCCTCGGCGGCCCGGTCGCCGATCTCGCACGCGCCTTCGGCATGCACGTCATCGCGTGGGACCGCTCGATCACGCGCGAGCGGGCGGCTCAGCACGGGGCGACCCTCGTGCACAAGCGCGAGCTGTTCGAGGAATCCGATCTGCTCACCATCCACCTGCCCCTCACCGAATCGAGCCGCGGCCTCGTCGGCGCGCGCGAGCTCGCCGTCATGAAGCCGACGGCGTATCTCATCAACACCTCGCGCGGGCCGATCGTCGACGAGTCCGCGCTGCTCGCCGCGCTCGCCGAGCGGCGCATCGCCGGCGCGGCGCTCGACGTGTACGAGACCGAGCCGCTTCCGCGGGACCACCCGCTGCGATCGGCGCCGAACACGCTGCTGCTGCCCCACCTCGGCTATGTCACCACCGACCAGTACGCGCACTTCTACGCAGACGTGGTCGAGGACATCGTCGCGTGGGACGACGGTTCGCCCGTCCGCCTGCTCTGA
- a CDS encoding ubiquinol-cytochrome c reductase iron-sulfur subunit encodes MPAPDAPLLTRRGALGAGCAGLALGAAACLAGCSTHASAGTDDSSPSSTAPTRVPTAKVPVGGALVVSVKPYYDVVVAQPTAGTFTAHSAICTHQGCVTAVDGASLACPCHGSRFSAFTGAVQDGPATKPLVAWPFTVDGDELVIPPGKG; translated from the coding sequence ATGCCGGCGCCTGACGCTCCCCTGCTGACGCGCCGCGGCGCGCTCGGCGCGGGCTGCGCGGGGCTCGCGCTCGGGGCAGCCGCCTGTCTCGCCGGGTGTTCGACGCACGCCTCGGCCGGCACCGACGACTCGTCGCCCAGCTCGACCGCCCCGACCCGCGTACCTACCGCGAAGGTGCCGGTCGGCGGGGCACTGGTGGTGTCGGTGAAGCCGTACTACGACGTGGTGGTCGCGCAGCCGACCGCCGGCACTTTCACGGCGCACAGCGCGATCTGCACGCACCAGGGCTGCGTGACCGCTGTCGACGGTGCGTCGCTCGCCTGCCCGTGCCACGGCTCGCGGTTCTCCGCGTTCACCGGCGCGGTGCAAGACGGCCCGGCCACGAAGCCGCTCGTCGCATGGCCGTTCACCGTCGATGGCGACGAGCTTGTGATTCCGCCGGGCAAGGGCTGA
- a CDS encoding MMPL family transporter, translated as MARWLEAVGAFSARRRWWVIVAWVVLLAAAVGGMAAFSKPLDSNITVKGLPSITTLDSVQKTFGGGDRGSGRVVFAAPKGEKLTDADAAAVATLTAKLAAVHGVAGAVDPFDQPKAGGLSPAGRVGYITVTLETASPSAGTQSSIRSVISHAETAHLEVAATSDIVGQTGASSSQLPGIVLALIVLLVTFGTILAAGMPLLSALIGLGTGVTAIYAATSFITLNDVAPTLALLLGLAVGIDYSLFIVSRHRRQLLEGMTPKDSLPLAVGTAGTAVFFAALTVIIALAGLAVENLGFLTQMGLAAAFAVFVAMLVSLTLTPALLSLAGPRILTRRARRRLAAGEARRPGRFAPGWIAAVQKRPVLFLVAALVVVGVLAAPVMGLRLGLGNDGTQPSATTERQASDLLADGFGAGVNGPLEILASYPAAPTQTEAGALAQKVGRVTDVAATQLAGLKGDQVLLAVVPKSGPSDDATVTLVHTLREASLARSLPGSPKLEVTGQTAVDIDISDRLAGALPLYLGLIAAFAFVLMVAVFRSLLVPLKAALTFLLSLGAALGVTVAVFQWGWLGGLFGVDPPAPLLAFLPTIVIGVLFGLSMDYEMFLVTGMREHFVHHETARGAVSTGFQQGAKIVAAAALIMIGVFGNGVIEGDSTIRPIAFALAIGIVIDAFVVRMTLVPALLTLFGRAAWWLPKWLGRIVPNVDVEGAALQRPTLNR; from the coding sequence ATGGCTCGGTGGTTGGAGGCGGTCGGCGCGTTCAGCGCACGACGTCGCTGGTGGGTGATCGTGGCGTGGGTCGTGCTGCTCGCCGCGGCGGTCGGCGGGATGGCGGCGTTCTCGAAGCCGCTCGACTCGAACATCACGGTCAAGGGTCTGCCGTCGATCACGACGCTGGATTCGGTGCAGAAGACCTTCGGCGGCGGCGACCGCGGCAGCGGACGCGTCGTGTTCGCGGCACCGAAGGGCGAGAAGCTGACGGATGCCGACGCGGCAGCCGTCGCGACGCTGACCGCGAAGCTCGCGGCGGTCCACGGCGTCGCCGGCGCGGTCGACCCCTTCGACCAGCCGAAGGCAGGCGGCCTCTCCCCCGCGGGCCGCGTCGGCTACATCACGGTGACGCTCGAGACGGCGTCGCCGTCGGCCGGCACGCAGTCGAGCATCCGCTCAGTCATCTCGCACGCCGAGACCGCGCACCTCGAGGTCGCGGCCACCTCTGACATCGTGGGCCAGACCGGTGCCTCCTCGAGCCAGCTGCCCGGCATCGTCCTCGCGCTGATCGTGCTGCTGGTGACGTTCGGCACGATCCTCGCGGCCGGCATGCCGCTGCTGTCGGCGCTGATCGGCCTCGGCACCGGCGTCACCGCGATCTACGCGGCCACGAGCTTCATCACGCTCAACGATGTCGCGCCGACGCTCGCGCTGCTGCTCGGGCTCGCGGTCGGCATCGACTACTCGCTGTTCATCGTGAGCCGCCACCGCCGCCAGCTGCTCGAGGGCATGACCCCGAAGGACTCGTTGCCGCTCGCGGTCGGCACCGCGGGCACCGCCGTGTTCTTCGCGGCGCTGACGGTCATCATCGCGCTTGCGGGACTCGCGGTCGAGAACCTCGGGTTCCTCACCCAGATGGGCCTCGCCGCCGCTTTCGCCGTCTTCGTGGCGATGCTCGTGTCGCTCACGCTGACCCCGGCGCTGCTGTCGCTCGCCGGCCCGCGCATCCTCACGCGTCGCGCACGGCGCCGGCTCGCCGCCGGTGAGGCGCGGCGACCCGGGCGCTTCGCCCCCGGCTGGATCGCCGCCGTGCAGAAGCGGCCGGTGCTCTTCCTCGTCGCGGCGCTCGTCGTGGTCGGGGTGCTCGCGGCGCCCGTGATGGGGCTGCGGCTCGGGCTCGGCAACGACGGCACGCAGCCGAGCGCCACGACCGAGCGGCAGGCATCCGATCTGCTCGCCGACGGCTTCGGCGCGGGCGTCAACGGGCCGCTCGAGATCCTCGCGAGCTACCCCGCCGCGCCGACGCAGACCGAGGCCGGAGCGCTCGCCCAGAAGGTCGGCCGCGTGACGGACGTCGCCGCGACGCAGCTCGCCGGTCTCAAGGGCGATCAGGTGCTGCTCGCGGTCGTGCCGAAGAGCGGGCCGTCGGACGACGCGACCGTCACGCTCGTGCACACACTGCGCGAAGCATCCCTCGCCCGCTCACTGCCGGGCTCGCCGAAACTCGAGGTGACCGGGCAGACCGCCGTCGACATCGACATCTCGGACCGTCTCGCCGGCGCGCTGCCTCTGTATCTCGGGCTGATCGCGGCGTTCGCCTTCGTGCTGATGGTCGCGGTGTTCCGCTCTCTGCTGGTACCGCTCAAGGCCGCGCTCACGTTCCTGCTCAGCCTCGGCGCCGCGCTCGGGGTGACCGTCGCGGTGTTCCAGTGGGGCTGGCTCGGCGGGCTGTTCGGCGTCGACCCGCCCGCACCGCTGCTCGCCTTCCTGCCGACCATCGTGATCGGCGTGCTGTTCGGTCTTTCGATGGACTACGAGATGTTCCTCGTCACGGGCATGCGCGAGCACTTCGTGCACCACGAGACGGCCAGAGGCGCCGTGTCGACGGGGTTCCAGCAGGGCGCGAAGATCGTCGCCGCTGCCGCGCTGATCATGATCGGCGTGTTCGGCAACGGCGTCATCGAGGGCGACTCGACGATCAGGCCGATCGCCTTCGCGCTCGCGATCGGCATCGTGATCGACGCGTTCGTGGTGCGCATGACACTCGTGCCCGCCCTGCTCACGCTGTTCGGCCGCGCTGCCTGGTGGCTGCCGAAGTGGCTCGGTCGCATCGTGCCGAACGTCGACGTCGAGGGCGCAGCGCTGCAGCGACCGACGCTGAACCGCTGA